The following are encoded in a window of Ruminiclostridium herbifermentans genomic DNA:
- the xylB gene encoding xylulokinase: protein MSFLIGIDLGTSGVKTVLFDESGKPVASSTVEYPLYQPNLGWAEQDPEDWWKGTCESINNVMLKSGVDKRDVKGIGLSGQMHGAVLLDKEDKVLRNAIIWCDQRSAAECDQITQLIGKEKLIEITANPALTGFTASKIMWVKNNEPHIFEKIAKILLPKDYIRLRLTGEYATEVSDASGMQLMNIAQRKWSSEVLSKLEISESMLGKMYESQEVTGKVTASAAAVTGLNEGTIVVGGAGDQAAGAVGNGIVKPGVVSSTIGTSGVVFAYTDKLTIDPLGRVHTFCHAVPNTYHIMGVTQGAGLSLKWFRDTFCMEELMTSELSNIDVYKLLDAEAETVQPCSEGLLYLPYLMGERTPHLDPNARGVFFGLTAKHTKPHFVRSIMEGVTYSLRDCLEIIKGMGVEISEVRASGGGGKSGIWRQMQADVFGTSINRIFSDEGPALGVAILAGVGAGIYDSVPQACSNVIKVKDSLPPINENIKKYDEFYKLYVQLYKSLKGDFTQLSSILK, encoded by the coding sequence TTGTCTTTTCTTATTGGTATCGATTTAGGAACTTCAGGAGTTAAAACTGTATTGTTCGATGAAAGTGGCAAACCAGTAGCTAGTTCTACTGTAGAGTATCCACTTTATCAACCAAATTTAGGTTGGGCAGAACAAGATCCAGAGGATTGGTGGAAAGGCACATGCGAGAGCATAAATAATGTCATGTTAAAAAGTGGTGTTGATAAGCGAGATGTAAAGGGTATTGGCTTATCTGGACAGATGCATGGAGCCGTTTTACTAGACAAAGAGGACAAAGTATTAAGAAATGCAATTATTTGGTGTGACCAAAGAAGTGCAGCTGAGTGTGATCAGATTACACAACTTATCGGAAAAGAGAAGTTAATTGAAATTACAGCAAATCCAGCACTTACAGGATTTACTGCATCAAAAATAATGTGGGTAAAGAACAATGAACCACATATTTTTGAAAAAATAGCAAAAATACTTTTACCTAAAGACTATATTAGACTTAGACTTACTGGAGAATATGCTACAGAGGTTTCTGATGCAAGTGGTATGCAGCTTATGAACATTGCTCAGAGGAAATGGAGCAGTGAGGTTTTAAGCAAACTTGAGATTTCAGAATCCATGTTAGGAAAAATGTATGAGTCTCAAGAGGTTACAGGTAAAGTTACAGCGTCTGCTGCTGCAGTAACAGGTTTAAATGAAGGTACTATCGTGGTAGGTGGAGCAGGCGACCAGGCTGCTGGTGCAGTTGGAAATGGAATTGTTAAGCCAGGTGTAGTTTCATCAACAATTGGAACATCAGGAGTTGTATTTGCATATACAGACAAACTTACTATTGATCCATTAGGAAGAGTTCACACTTTCTGTCATGCTGTACCAAACACATATCATATTATGGGCGTTACACAAGGCGCTGGACTATCCTTAAAGTGGTTTAGAGATACCTTCTGCATGGAAGAACTTATGACATCTGAACTGTCAAATATTGATGTTTATAAGCTGCTAGATGCTGAGGCGGAGACTGTACAGCCTTGCAGTGAGGGACTTCTTTATTTACCATATCTGATGGGAGAAAGAACTCCTCATTTAGATCCAAATGCGAGAGGAGTATTCTTTGGACTAACTGCTAAACACACAAAACCTCATTTTGTACGTTCAATAATGGAAGGCGTAACATACAGCCTAAGAGATTGTCTTGAAATTATAAAGGGAATGGGTGTTGAGATTTCAGAGGTAAGAGCTTCTGGCGGTGGTGGCAAAAGTGGCATATGGAGACAGATGCAGGCAGATGTATTCGGTACTAGCATTAACAGAATCTTTTCAGATGAAGGCCCTGCACTAGGTGTTGCCATTCTGGCAGGTGTTGGAGCTGGTATTTATGATAGTGTACCACAGGCATGCAGCAATGTTATTAAGGTAAAAGACAGCTTGCCTCCAATTAATGAAAATATAAAGAAATATGATGAGTTTTATAAATTATATGTTCAATTGTACAAATCGTTAAAAGGAGATTTTACACAGCTTAGTTCTATATTAAAGTAA
- a CDS encoding methyl-accepting chemotaxis protein, with protein sequence MSIRKKITISMTVIILVSITLTSFFSFFKTSSSMQAQTKSEMIDLVDTSSGIISLIIEKEQLSPKYLASSKEIIDLLANPEDIMLRMKSTELLNKYISDTKNLEHVFVVNDKGIIVADTDTNLVGQDMNDRTYVKNTLESNRSVISETLISKSSGKQVVAVTIPVYDGTKGVFTGFVATAVVAESTSKYLENLKLTNSASSYAYLIDEKGNMIYHPTKDKIGKPVENEQIKAVVEKVKKGEEVGTNTVSYKFDGKGKLAAYTVIPETKWTLVLSGDLAEIEAPARSMSLFIIFIGLIIMLLSIVISFIIGKRISNPILKVTNLINKTAQLDLVHDSSFDTLTKVKDETGIMARAMISMRNTLQEMVSLLQESSNNINENALQVESLTEKVHSNSSDNSATTQQLSAGMEETAASVEEITASIVDVENNAESIAEKTKQGSLLSKEITQRAIKLKDDAINSNKNAQSIYNDVKSKMEDAIEQSKAVEQINFLTDTILSITDQTNLLALNAAIEAARAGEAGKGFAVVADEIRKLAEQSSKTTSDIQNIIKDVYASVGNMTSSSSKILEFIDKDVTADYLKFIQVSDQYNKDAETVNSMMFTINAVTEELSNTINNVTTAINEVATAVNDSAKGVSDIAEKTVDTVNITEEVDKMTKQSVEYANALNSIVAKFKI encoded by the coding sequence ATGAGTATACGGAAAAAAATCACGATATCTATGACTGTTATTATTTTAGTTTCAATTACATTAACTAGCTTTTTTTCTTTTTTTAAAACTAGTTCCTCAATGCAAGCCCAAACTAAGTCTGAAATGATTGATTTAGTTGATACATCAAGTGGAATAATTTCTTTAATAATTGAAAAGGAGCAGCTTTCACCAAAATACTTAGCTTCATCAAAAGAAATAATTGATTTGCTAGCAAATCCCGAAGATATAATGTTAAGAATGAAATCCACCGAATTGCTTAACAAGTATATTTCTGATACTAAAAATTTAGAGCATGTTTTTGTCGTTAACGACAAAGGTATTATCGTTGCCGATACTGATACTAATTTAGTTGGACAGGATATGAATGACAGAACATATGTTAAGAATACCTTGGAAAGTAATAGGTCAGTAATTAGCGAAACATTGATATCTAAATCCTCAGGCAAACAAGTAGTTGCTGTCACAATTCCTGTATATGATGGGACTAAAGGAGTTTTTACTGGCTTTGTGGCAACTGCTGTAGTTGCAGAAAGCACCTCAAAATATCTAGAAAATTTGAAATTGACTAACTCTGCGTCAAGTTATGCGTATCTGATAGATGAAAAAGGGAATATGATTTATCATCCCACCAAGGACAAGATAGGAAAACCTGTTGAAAACGAACAAATTAAAGCTGTTGTGGAAAAAGTTAAAAAAGGCGAAGAAGTAGGAACAAATACAGTATCATATAAGTTTGATGGAAAAGGTAAACTTGCTGCCTATACCGTTATTCCTGAAACCAAGTGGACATTAGTTCTGTCAGGAGATTTAGCCGAAATTGAGGCTCCCGCTCGAAGTATGAGTTTATTCATAATATTTATAGGCTTAATAATAATGTTGCTTTCAATAGTAATCAGCTTTATTATTGGAAAACGTATATCAAATCCTATATTAAAAGTTACTAATCTGATTAATAAAACTGCACAATTAGATCTTGTACATGACAGTTCATTTGATACACTCACTAAGGTAAAAGATGAAACTGGAATTATGGCTAGGGCTATGATAAGTATGAGAAATACACTACAAGAAATGGTGAGCTTACTTCAAGAATCATCAAATAACATTAACGAAAATGCTTTACAGGTAGAATCTCTAACGGAGAAAGTTCATTCTAACTCTTCTGACAATTCTGCTACAACTCAACAATTATCGGCGGGAATGGAAGAAACAGCAGCTTCAGTTGAAGAAATAACAGCATCTATAGTTGATGTAGAAAATAATGCAGAATCAATAGCCGAAAAGACCAAACAAGGATCTCTTTTATCAAAGGAAATAACACAAAGAGCCATTAAGTTAAAGGACGACGCAATTAATTCAAACAAAAATGCTCAAAGTATTTATAATGATGTAAAATCAAAAATGGAAGATGCTATCGAGCAATCAAAAGCTGTAGAACAAATAAATTTCCTAACGGATACTATATTGAGCATAACAGATCAGACAAATCTTCTTGCATTAAACGCTGCTATTGAAGCGGCTAGGGCTGGGGAGGCCGGAAAAGGTTTTGCCGTTGTAGCTGATGAAATAAGAAAACTTGCAGAACAATCATCAAAAACAACAAGTGATATTCAAAATATTATAAAAGATGTATATGCTTCTGTTGGCAATATGACATCAAGTTCATCAAAAATTCTAGAATTCATAGATAAAGATGTTACTGCAGATTACCTTAAATTTATACAAGTAAGTGACCAATACAATAAAGATGCAGAAACTGTTAATTCAATGATGTTTACAATTAATGCCGTAACTGAAGAATTATCAAATACTATAAATAATGTAACAACTGCTATCAATGAAGTAGCTACAGCCGTTAATGATAGTGCAAAAGGTGTATCAGACATAGCAGAAAAAACTGTAGATACTGTAAATATTACAGAAGAAGTTGATAAGATGACTAAACAAAGTGTAGAATATGCAAATGCTCTAAATTCTATAGTAGCAAAGTTTAAAATATAA